CAGCCAGAGTATTCACGACAGTCTGTTCCAGCAACGTGACCAATTCCCGCACGCCCAGTTTACGTCGCTTCAGGTTCAACAAAACGTACATAACCTGTTGACCTGGCCCATGGTAAGTGACCTGCCCACCGCGATCGCTTTGAATGACCGGAATATCGCCGGGCATTAAAACATGTTCCGCTTTCCCTGCCTGACCCTGGGTGAAAACCGGATAGTGCTCAACCAGCCAGATTTCATCGGGAGTCTGTTCATCGCGGGTGTTGGTAAAGTCGTGCATGGCCTGGGAGACGGGTTCGTAGGGTTGAAGACCGAGCTGGCGGACCAGTATTTTATCCTGAGACAAAACAGCATCTCCGTAGAGAAGTAATCAATGGGGGAGGGAAGTATATCACAGTGAAGAGGAGGCGAGGTGGGCGCCCGAACATGGTCGGGGCCCGAACCTGTATTACAGAACCATACGGACGATTTCGATGTTACCGAGTTCTTCGTACAGCGTTTCAACCTGCTCAATATGGGTCGCGTTGATGGTAATCGAGACCGAGTGGTAATTGCCTTTGCTGCTGGGTTTTACCGTCGGAGAGTAATCACCTGGCGCATGGCGCTGTACCACTTCAACCACCTGTTCAACCAGCTCAGGTAACGCCTGCCCCATAACTTTGTAAGTAAAAGGAGTAGGGAATTCAAGCAGTTCGTTAAGTTTGGTTTTCATGTCAGCTCCGGCGTAACGTAAATAAATAACAACTCCCGCCAGAGGGCGGGAGTTTTACTGATGCTTAGTATATGGGGATGGAAATCACACTTTCAAGTGTTCAATCTTTAACCAAACCAGTGATGGAACATTAACTTAATGTAATCAATGATTTTGCTGAAGAAGTTACCTTCCGGGATTTCCTGCAGCACGACCAGAGGGCGCTGCTCAATGGTTTTACCGTCAAGCTGGAAGTTGATGGTACCGACCACCTGATTTTTCTGCAGCGGCGCATGCAGCTCCGTGCTGTTCAGTACATAGCTGGCTTTCAGGTCTTTCATACGGCCACGCGGAATGGTCAGATACACATCTTTATCAACCCCTAAGGAGGCGCGATCGGTATCACCAAACCAGGACGGTTCAGAGGCGAATTCTTTGCCTGCTTTCAGCGGGTTAACCGTTTCGAAGAAACGGAAACCCCAGGTCAGCAGTTTTTTGCTTTCCGTTTCACGTCCTTTATAGGTACGCCCGCCCATGACCGCGGAGATCAAACGCATCTGACCTTCGGTCGCCGAGGCCACCAGGTTGTAGCCTGCTTTATCGGTATGACCAGTCTTGATGCCATCTACTTTCAGGCTGTTGTCCCACAGCAAACCGTTACGGTTCAACTGACGGATGCCGTTAAAGGTGAACTCTTTCTCTTTATAGACGGAATATTCGTTAGGAACGTCGCGGATTAGCGCTTGTCCAATCAGCGCCATATCACGAGCGGAACTGTACTGACCGTCGGCATCCAGACCGTGAACCGTCTGGAAATGGGTATTTTTCAGACCCAGCGCATTCACATAGCTGTTCATCAGACCGACAAACGCATCCTGACTGCCCGCCGCAAAGTCAGCCATCGCGACGCAGGCGTCGTTACCAGACTGCAGGTTAATCCCGCGAATCAGTTGCGATACCGGAACCTGCATACCCGGCTTCAGGAACATCAGCGATGAGCCTTTAAAGACCGGATTACCCGTGGCCCAGGCATCATTACCGATAGTGACCAGATCCGTTTCTTTAAATTTGCCCGCTTTCATTGCCTGACCGATAACGTAACTGGTCATCATTTTGGTCAGACTGGCCGGGTCGCGACGCGTATCGGCGTTTTGTTCCGCCAGCACTTTACCGGAGTTATAGTCAATGAGGATGTAAGACTCCGCGTCGATCTGCGGAACACCCGGGATCATGGTTTTGATATTCAGGTCATCGGCATGCGCGCCTGAAATAGCGGCTGTACAAAGAGCCGTGGTGAGCGCCATGCGCTGCAGGAAACGAGCGGAAAAAGTGGTCTTCATGGTCTGAACTACGACGTCCGTGATGGAATTAAAAAAAGTGCCCTACTATAGCAAATGCAATACCGGCAGGCATCTGACTTTCCGCATGACTTTGTTAACGTAGTTAACGTCATTTACAGAAACTGACACTTCAGATGCCCTTGTTACGTTACTGTGCGCCGGTAATGAAGGACTGTAATTGGGCTTCAGATTGTAAGCGCTGCTGCAGCGCACTGGCTTGTGCTTTACTGGCGAACGGCCCGAGCTGAATACGCCACACGGCGCCGTTCTGCGTGACGCGTCCAGGTACGCCAAACTGCTGGCCTAAGCGCTGTTGATATTGTTGGGCACGCCCCTGATCGCTCACCGCGCCGACCTGGACTACGTAACTGCCGCTGGCCGAAGCGGCGGCAGGCGCAGCCGTCGCAGCGGGTGTTGCTGCCGGTGCACTGACTGGTGCGCTAACGGGAGCTGCAGCCGCGGGCTGTGGCGCTGGCGTCGGTTCACTGCCTTCCAGTACACCTGCTGCCAGAGTCGTCGGGGCACCCAGGAACCCACTACTCTGAACCGGTGCGCCGGCATTATCTTCACTTTGCAAGGTGGAATTGCTGATGGCGCGAACGTCACCCTGAGGCTGCATCGCTTCCGGTGCGGAGGAGGCGCTGCCCATGCCGCCGCTCAGATCCGGACGTGAGGGCAGGGCATAAGTCTGTTTGGCCACGGTGGTACAGGCCATACCCGGACCAGACAATGAACCATCCTGTGCGACAATAATTGGGTCGATACGCACTTTGGTGTTATTGGAGGTGTTCAGACGGTCGGCAGCGGCACGCGACAGCGAAATCACGCGATCGTTGCCATAGGGACCTCGATCGTTAATGCGCACCACGATCATCCGTCCATTGGCGAGGTTAGTGATCCGCGCATAGCTCGGGATCGGTAACGTCGGATGCGCAGCGGTGAGCTGCATAGGATCGAACGCTTCGCCTGAGGCGGTCAGATTGCTACCGGGCTCGGCATCGTAGATCGCCGCGAACCCTGCCTGACTAAAGCGCGAGACATCCTGCACTATCTTGTAGCTCTTCCCGTCTCGCTGATAATCCTGATTAGCGCTCGGGTTGAGAGGTTCAAAACGCGGATCGGCTCCGCTGATTTCAACGACGGGCCCATTACATACCGCCGGTTGCGGCGCGACGGTGTTCTGTTGCTGACCATCATCACTCGTACATGCCGCGAGCAGCATAATTCCTGCTACGACGCAGACTCCAGGCAACTGCTTACGCATTGCGCACCCCTTACACGCTTTTCGATAACATTTTTCTGTGGGTGTGGATCGACATGACAATCCCGAACCCGGCCATCAACACGATCAGTGCTGAGCCTCCGTAACTGACCAACGGAAGCGGAACGCCTACAACAGGCAGAATCCCACTCACCATACCAATATTAACGAAGACATAAACGAATAAAATCAACATTAAGCCACCGGCCATCACGCGACCAAAGGTGGTTTGTGCGTGGGCGGCGATCCACAGGCCACGCATAATCAGCAGTATATACAGCGCCAGCAGGATCAGTATCCCAATCAGACCCAGCTCTTCCGCCAGGACAGCGAAGATAAAGTCGGTGTGGCGTTCGGGTAAAAATTCCAGTTGCGACTGGGTACCGTGTAACCATCCCTTACCGCTCAGACCGCCGGAACCAATCGCAATTTTAGACTGAATGATGTGGTAACCGGCACCCAACGGGTCGGTTTCCGGGTCGAGTAACATCATCACACGCTGACGCTGATAATCGTGCATCAGGAAGAACCACAGGATCGGAATGAACGCCGCGAGCAGCAGTACAGCGACGCCAATTAAACGCCAGCTCAGACCCGAGAGGAACAGCACGAACAGGCCGGAAAGCGCGACCAGAATCGAGGTCCCGAGGTCAGGCTGTGCCGCCACCAACAGCGTCGGCATAAAAATCAGCACCAGCGCGATGGCCGTGTTCTTCAGGGACGGCGGACAGACGTCGCGGTTGATAAAGCGTGCGACCATCAGAGGAACCGCGATTTTGGCGATTTCAGAAGGCTGAAAACGTACAATGCCGAGATCCAGCCAACGCTGCGCGCCTTTGGATATTGCCCCGAATGCATCGACCGCCACCAGCAGAATAATACAGAAAATATAGAGATACGGCGCCCAACCTTCATAGACGCGCGGCGGGATCTGCGCCATGACCACCATGATCACCAGCCCCATCGTAATCTGACCGACTTTACGCTCCATCATGCCAATGTCCTGGCCGCTGGCGCTCCAGATAACCAGTGAGCTGTAAACCAACAGCGCCAGCAAAATCAGTAACATGGTGGGATCAATATGGATTTTATCCCAGAATGTTTTTTTGTTCGGATTATCCGTCATGGTTATTGATCCTCCGCCGCTGCAACCGCCGGGTTTTCCGCTGGCAGATCGGTGTTGTTATCGCCCAACATGATGTGGTCAAGAATCTGACGCATAATGGTCCCCACCGCCGGACCCGCCCCCCCGTTTTCCAGAATGATGGCGACGGCCACCTGCGGGTTGTTATACGGTGCAAATGCGGTCATCAGTTTATGGTCACGCAGACGCTCGGCAATTTTATGCGCGTTATAGGTTTCATTGGCTTTCAGGCCAAAGACCTGTGCGGTACCGGATTTAGCGGCAATTTTATATGGCGCGCTGGCAAAATATTTATGCGCGGTCCCGTTGCCACGGTTGGCGACGCCATACATGCCGTCTTTCGCCAGTTCCCAATAACCAGAATGAATATCGCCGACCGGTGGCTCCTGCGGTTGTACCCAGGGAACCTTCTTGCCGTTTTCTGCGGTACTCATCAGCAGATGAGGCACCTTCACGACGCCGTCATTAATCAGGATCATCAGCGCCTTACTCATCTGAATCGGCGTTGCCGTCCAGTAGCCCTGACCGATGCCGACCGGAATGGTATCGCCCTGATACCAGGGTTTTTTAAAGCGTTTGAGCTTCCATTCGCGGGTAGGCATGTTGCCGGAACGCTCTTCCGCCAGGTCGATACCGGTATAGTGACCGTAACCGAATTTGCCCATCCACTCGGAGAGGCGATCGATCCCCATGTCATAGGCGACCTGATAGAAGAAGGTATCCGCCGATTCTTCCAGTGATTTAGTAATGTTCAGGTGTCCGTGACCCCATTTCTTCCAGTCACGGTAGCGTTTTTCCGAGCCGGGCAACTGCCACCAGCCTGGGTCAAACAGGCTGGTATTACGGGTGATAACGCCGGCGCTTAATGCAGACACAGCGACATACGGTTTCACCGTCGACGCAGGTGGATAAACCCCCTGCGTTGCGCGGTTGACCAGCGGCGTGTTCGGATCGTTAAGCAAACCGGAATAGTCTTTACTGGAGATACCGTCGACGAACAGGTTCGGGTCGTAACTGGGCATTGAAACCAGGGCCAGTACGCCGCCGGTGCGCGGGTCGGTGACCACCACGGCCGCGCGGCTACCGGCAAGCAGCGTCTCGATATACTGCTGCAGTTTGAGATCCAGCGTCAGGTAGATGTCGTGTCCGGCCTGTGGGGGGACTTCTTTGAGCTGACGGATGACGCGACCACGGTTGTTGACCTCGACTTCCTCGTAGCCGGTTTGACCGTGCAGCACATCTTCGTAGTAGCGCTCTATCCCCAGTTTCCCGATGTCATGCGTCGCGGCGTAGTTGGCCAGTTTGCCGTCTTTATCCAGTCGCTCAACGTCTTTATCGTTAATCTTCGACACGTAGCCAATGACGTGGGTAAGTGCGGAACCGTATGGGTAGAACCGGCGCTTATACCCTTTCACTTCCACACCCGGGAAGCGGTACTGGTTCACGGCAAAACGCGCAACCTGTACTTCGGTGAGGTTGGTTTTGACGGGAATAGAGGTAAAGCGGTGGGAACGTGCGCGCTCTTTCTTGAAGGCGGCAATATCGTCATCGGTCAGGTCGACAACGCTGCGCAGGGCATCCAGCGTTTGCTGCACGTTATCAACCTTCTCGGGCATCATTTCGACCTGATAAATGGTGCGGTTCAGGGCGAGAGGAATGCCATTACGGTCATAAATAATGCCGCGGCTGGGGGCGATAGGCACCAGCTTAATCCGGTTCTCATTCGAGCGAGTCTGGTAATCGGTAAAACGGACGATCTGCAAGTTATACAGATTGGCGATAAGCACGCCGGTGAGCAGTAAGATACCCAAAAAAGCGACCAGCGCCC
The sequence above is drawn from the Citrobacter amalonaticus genome and encodes:
- the lipB gene encoding lipoyl(octanoyl) transferase LipB, which codes for MSQDKILVRQLGLQPYEPVSQAMHDFTNTRDEQTPDEIWLVEHYPVFTQGQAGKAEHVLMPGDIPVIQSDRGGQVTYHGPGQQVMYVLLNLKRRKLGVRELVTLLEQTVVNTLAELDIDAHPRADAPGVYVGEKKICSLGLRIRRGCSFHGLALNVNMDLSPFLRINPCGYAGMEMAKISQWDSQATTDNIRPRLLANILALLNNPPYEYISA
- the ybeD gene encoding DUF493 family protein YbeD, with amino-acid sequence MKTKLNELLEFPTPFTYKVMGQALPELVEQVVEVVQRHAPGDYSPTVKPSSKGNYHSVSITINATHIEQVETLYEELGNIEIVRMVL
- the dacA gene encoding D-alanyl-D-alanine carboxypeptidase DacA — encoded protein: MKTTFSARFLQRMALTTALCTAAISGAHADDLNIKTMIPGVPQIDAESYILIDYNSGKVLAEQNADTRRDPASLTKMMTSYVIGQAMKAGKFKETDLVTIGNDAWATGNPVFKGSSLMFLKPGMQVPVSQLIRGINLQSGNDACVAMADFAAGSQDAFVGLMNSYVNALGLKNTHFQTVHGLDADGQYSSARDMALIGQALIRDVPNEYSVYKEKEFTFNGIRQLNRNGLLWDNSLKVDGIKTGHTDKAGYNLVASATEGQMRLISAVMGGRTYKGRETESKKLLTWGFRFFETVNPLKAGKEFASEPSWFGDTDRASLGVDKDVYLTIPRGRMKDLKASYVLNSTELHAPLQKNQVVGTINFQLDGKTIEQRPLVVLQEIPEGNFFSKIIDYIKLMFHHWFG
- the rlpA gene encoding endolytic peptidoglycan transglycosylase RlpA, producing MRKQLPGVCVVAGIMLLAACTSDDGQQQNTVAPQPAVCNGPVVEISGADPRFEPLNPSANQDYQRDGKSYKIVQDVSRFSQAGFAAIYDAEPGSNLTASGEAFDPMQLTAAHPTLPIPSYARITNLANGRMIVVRINDRGPYGNDRVISLSRAAADRLNTSNNTKVRIDPIIVAQDGSLSGPGMACTTVAKQTYALPSRPDLSGGMGSASSAPEAMQPQGDVRAISNSTLQSEDNAGAPVQSSGFLGAPTTLAAGVLEGSEPTPAPQPAAAAPVSAPVSAPAATPAATAAPAAASASGSYVVQVGAVSDQGRAQQYQQRLGQQFGVPGRVTQNGAVWRIQLGPFASKAQASALQQRLQSEAQLQSFITGAQ
- the mrdB gene encoding peptidoglycan glycosyltransferase MrdB (rod shape-determining protein RodA); this translates as MTDNPNKKTFWDKIHIDPTMLLILLALLVYSSLVIWSASGQDIGMMERKVGQITMGLVIMVVMAQIPPRVYEGWAPYLYIFCIILLVAVDAFGAISKGAQRWLDLGIVRFQPSEIAKIAVPLMVARFINRDVCPPSLKNTAIALVLIFMPTLLVAAQPDLGTSILVALSGLFVLFLSGLSWRLIGVAVLLLAAFIPILWFFLMHDYQRQRVMMLLDPETDPLGAGYHIIQSKIAIGSGGLSGKGWLHGTQSQLEFLPERHTDFIFAVLAEELGLIGILILLALYILLIMRGLWIAAHAQTTFGRVMAGGLMLILFVYVFVNIGMVSGILPVVGVPLPLVSYGGSALIVLMAGFGIVMSIHTHRKMLSKSV
- the mrdA gene encoding peptidoglycan DD-transpeptidase MrdA yields the protein MKLQNSFRDYTAESALFVRRALVAFLGILLLTGVLIANLYNLQIVRFTDYQTRSNENRIKLVPIAPSRGIIYDRNGIPLALNRTIYQVEMMPEKVDNVQQTLDALRSVVDLTDDDIAAFKKERARSHRFTSIPVKTNLTEVQVARFAVNQYRFPGVEVKGYKRRFYPYGSALTHVIGYVSKINDKDVERLDKDGKLANYAATHDIGKLGIERYYEDVLHGQTGYEEVEVNNRGRVIRQLKEVPPQAGHDIYLTLDLKLQQYIETLLAGSRAAVVVTDPRTGGVLALVSMPSYDPNLFVDGISSKDYSGLLNDPNTPLVNRATQGVYPPASTVKPYVAVSALSAGVITRNTSLFDPGWWQLPGSEKRYRDWKKWGHGHLNITKSLEESADTFFYQVAYDMGIDRLSEWMGKFGYGHYTGIDLAEERSGNMPTREWKLKRFKKPWYQGDTIPVGIGQGYWTATPIQMSKALMILINDGVVKVPHLLMSTAENGKKVPWVQPQEPPVGDIHSGYWELAKDGMYGVANRGNGTAHKYFASAPYKIAAKSGTAQVFGLKANETYNAHKIAERLRDHKLMTAFAPYNNPQVAVAIILENGGAGPAVGTIMRQILDHIMLGDNNTDLPAENPAVAAAEDQ